A genomic stretch from Shewanella sediminis HAW-EB3 includes:
- the uspE gene encoding universal stress protein UspE: MKDYKKLLVVVDPTSDKQPALARAVELASKNQAAITVFLSIFDFSYEMTSILSGHEREAMRQGVIAQRKAWIEDLVEAYSKADTVIETEVIWHNRPFESIIQHAIAGEYDLIVKGTHEHDKLKSVIFTPTDWHLMRKAPVPVLLVKEHDWPVAGKILCAVNVGSEDDDHQSLNGKIIEHAQGLAQKFDAQVHLVNGYPGTPVNLAIELPDFDAHTYSETIRMQHEQRVGSLANTFGISTDFCHVKEGLPEDVIPDLALQLDAELVILGTVGRTGFSAALIGNTAEHVIDSINCDLLAIKPDGYHSPLEES, translated from the coding sequence ATGAAGGACTATAAAAAGCTCTTAGTTGTTGTCGATCCGACTAGCGATAAGCAACCCGCGCTTGCTCGCGCCGTTGAACTTGCTTCAAAAAATCAGGCCGCTATAACCGTATTTCTATCAATTTTTGATTTCTCCTATGAGATGACTTCAATACTCTCGGGTCATGAACGTGAAGCGATGAGACAAGGTGTTATTGCCCAGCGCAAGGCATGGATAGAGGACTTAGTCGAAGCCTATTCTAAAGCTGACACCGTGATTGAAACTGAGGTCATTTGGCATAACCGCCCTTTCGAGAGCATTATCCAGCATGCCATCGCCGGTGAGTATGATCTTATCGTCAAGGGGACCCATGAACATGACAAGCTTAAGTCTGTTATCTTTACTCCAACTGATTGGCACCTTATGCGTAAGGCGCCCGTACCAGTCTTGTTGGTTAAAGAACATGATTGGCCTGTCGCAGGTAAAATACTCTGTGCCGTTAATGTCGGCTCCGAAGATGACGATCACCAGTCATTAAACGGCAAGATAATTGAGCATGCACAAGGCCTGGCTCAAAAGTTTGATGCTCAGGTGCACCTTGTTAATGGTTATCCGGGAACGCCGGTTAATCTGGCCATTGAGCTTCCGGACTTCGATGCACATACCTATAGTGAGACTATTCGTATGCAGCATGAACAGCGAGTCGGTTCTTTGGCGAATACCTTTGGGATCTCTACCGATTTTTGTCATGTTAAAGAAGGTTTACCTGAGGATGTCATCCCGGATCTAGCCCTGCAGCTGGACGCAGAACTCGTGATATTAGGTACCGTAGGTCGTACCGGTTTCTCTGCAGCACTCATCGGCAATACAGCTGAACATGTTATCGATAGTATTAACTGTGATCTGTTGGCTATTAAACCCGATGGTTACCATTCACCATTAGAAGAGAGTTAA
- a CDS encoding heavy metal translocating P-type ATPase, whose amino-acid sequence MKYPECFHCGEPVLTGSQFTTHINNSDRLMCCPGCQAVSAAILEAGLSNYYKYRTEPGSKQTALVPEELTAYSAFDLPEVQQDFVHSESDISRVSLSIDGITCAACAWLIEHKLRHVAGIASIQVNTTTERALVTWLPTQIKLSEILSQISLIGYQAAPYQVDEQEIQSKQNSRQFLLRLGLAGFATMQVMMFALALYAGYFTELEVEFRDYFRWVSMIFAAPVVFYSAQPFYFSAIRSMFSGRLNMDVSVSIAILGAYIASCIATVNATGEVYFESVSMFTFFLLLGRYFEQNARQKASVSSSNLHKLVPLTAHLISNDTCEEVPAKGLKVGDIILVKPGEVVAADGTIIEGCSSFNEAMLTGEQTPVQKSDTSEVYAGTINVEQPIKLKITATGQDQLVAEIIRLQESASNNKPKVALYVDTISNYFTWAILSIALLTYIVWKIYWPEDAFWVTLAVLVATCPCALALATPTAVTCATGIFTRIGIIARKPGVFEKLTKIDHVVFDKTGTLTCGTLTITDIELYGQLDKAQVLEVAAALEASSLHPIAKAFEPYNNPQLTVSRIQSFVGLGLSGQINNIDYRIGSAEFIEVTGEHSQAVYLAQGDELLARFTLVDEIRTDAKATVQTLTQQGCKVSVASGDGSIHVDEVAGRIGITDVYKGLKPQDKLSLIQNLQKSASVAMFGDGINDAPVLAGANLSVAMGSGSAITKNSADLILLGDHLSRFNDAVTVARLVDKIIKQNLYWALGYNLFIIPLAVTGHVAPYIAALGMSASSLIVVGNSLRLLRVRL is encoded by the coding sequence ATGAAGTACCCTGAATGTTTTCATTGCGGTGAGCCCGTATTAACAGGCTCTCAATTCACGACCCACATTAATAATAGTGATCGTTTAATGTGTTGCCCTGGCTGTCAGGCCGTTTCTGCCGCTATTTTAGAGGCTGGACTCAGTAACTATTATAAGTACAGAACCGAGCCCGGCAGTAAACAGACGGCACTGGTCCCCGAAGAGTTAACCGCTTATTCAGCATTCGATCTCCCAGAGGTTCAGCAAGACTTTGTACACAGTGAAAGCGATATCTCAAGGGTATCGCTCTCTATCGATGGCATTACTTGTGCGGCGTGTGCCTGGCTTATTGAACATAAACTCAGGCATGTTGCGGGGATCGCAAGTATTCAGGTGAATACGACGACGGAACGAGCCTTAGTCACCTGGTTGCCAACGCAGATAAAACTCAGTGAAATACTCAGCCAAATTAGCCTTATCGGTTATCAGGCGGCCCCTTATCAGGTCGATGAGCAGGAGATCCAGAGTAAGCAGAACAGTCGACAATTTTTATTGAGGCTGGGTTTAGCGGGTTTTGCCACCATGCAGGTGATGATGTTTGCCCTCGCCCTCTATGCCGGCTATTTCACTGAGCTCGAAGTTGAGTTTCGTGATTACTTTCGCTGGGTGAGTATGATATTCGCCGCACCGGTGGTGTTCTATTCGGCTCAACCCTTCTATTTTAGTGCCATCCGTTCCATGTTCAGTGGACGGCTCAATATGGATGTATCGGTATCGATAGCCATCTTAGGGGCTTATATCGCCAGCTGTATTGCAACGGTTAACGCTACGGGCGAGGTTTATTTTGAGTCGGTCAGTATGTTTACCTTTTTCTTGTTACTCGGTCGATACTTCGAGCAAAATGCCCGACAGAAAGCGTCGGTAAGCTCCAGTAATTTACATAAGTTGGTGCCGCTTACGGCTCACCTGATATCAAATGACACCTGCGAAGAGGTACCCGCTAAAGGATTGAAAGTGGGAGACATCATACTGGTTAAACCTGGAGAGGTTGTCGCCGCCGATGGCACAATTATCGAAGGTTGTTCCAGCTTCAATGAGGCCATGCTTACGGGTGAACAGACACCGGTACAGAAATCTGATACCAGTGAGGTTTATGCAGGCACCATTAATGTTGAGCAGCCGATTAAACTTAAGATCACCGCAACGGGTCAAGATCAACTCGTGGCGGAGATCATTCGTCTGCAGGAGTCGGCTTCAAATAACAAACCAAAAGTTGCCCTGTATGTCGATACTATCTCAAATTATTTTACCTGGGCAATTCTCTCTATCGCGTTATTGACCTACATCGTTTGGAAAATATATTGGCCAGAAGATGCATTTTGGGTCACCTTAGCTGTGTTAGTCGCCACCTGTCCTTGTGCATTGGCGCTTGCTACACCTACCGCCGTGACGTGCGCAACGGGGATCTTTACCCGAATCGGTATCATTGCCCGTAAGCCTGGTGTATTCGAAAAACTCACGAAAATAGATCATGTTGTTTTCGATAAAACAGGTACCCTCACCTGTGGCACACTCACGATCACAGATATCGAACTTTATGGTCAACTCGATAAGGCACAAGTGCTTGAAGTCGCAGCAGCGCTTGAAGCGAGCTCTCTACACCCGATAGCCAAGGCCTTCGAGCCATACAATAATCCACAACTTACAGTGAGCCGGATACAAAGTTTTGTAGGTCTTGGTTTAAGTGGTCAGATTAATAACATTGATTACCGAATTGGTAGCGCCGAGTTTATCGAGGTTACCGGTGAACATTCACAAGCCGTCTATCTGGCTCAGGGTGATGAGCTTCTCGCGAGGTTCACCTTGGTTGACGAAATAAGAACAGATGCTAAGGCGACGGTGCAGACGCTTACACAGCAAGGCTGTAAAGTGTCTGTGGCCAGTGGTGACGGTTCGATACATGTCGATGAGGTTGCCGGAAGAATTGGCATTACCGATGTTTATAAAGGATTAAAGCCCCAAGACAAGCTGAGTCTTATCCAAAACCTTCAAAAGAGCGCTTCTGTTGCCATGTTTGGCGATGGGATCAATGATGCCCCCGTTCTGGCGGGAGCCAACCTCTCTGTCGCGATGGGCAGTGGCTCGGCAATCACTAAAAATAGTGCCGATCTGATCTTACTTGGCGATCACCTTTCACGTTTTAACGATGCGGTAACCGTTGCAAGGCTAGTCGATAAGATCATTAAGCAGAATTTGTACTGGGCTCTCGGTTATAACCTGTTTATAATCCCGTTGGCCGTTACGGGCCATGTTGCACCTTATATTGCTGCCTTAGGTATGTCTGCAAGTTCACTTATCGTGGTCGGTAATAGTCTTAGATTATTAAGGGTTCGTTTATGA
- the etrA gene encoding electron transport transcriptional regulator EtrA, whose protein sequence is MTDNNKSRRSTVPGCAIHCHDCSMGTLCIPFTLNTNELDRLDEIIERKKPIQKGEQIFKSGDPLKSLYAIRSGTIKSFTITEQGDEQITGFHLAGDVIGFDGIHAQEHQSFAQALETSMVCEIPYTTLDDLSGTMPKLRQQIMRLMSNEIQSDQEMILLLSKKNAEERLAAFISNLATRFGNRGFSPKEFRLTMTRGDIGNYLGLTVETISRLLGRFQKADLIEVKGKYITIVNFEALNTLAGNTAIAR, encoded by the coding sequence ATGACAGACAACAATAAAAGTCGTCGTTCGACCGTTCCCGGATGCGCCATTCATTGTCATGATTGCAGTATGGGAACCTTGTGTATTCCTTTTACACTCAATACCAATGAACTCGATCGTCTCGATGAGATTATTGAAAGAAAAAAGCCTATCCAAAAAGGTGAGCAGATATTCAAGTCTGGTGACCCTTTAAAATCTCTTTATGCCATTCGTTCAGGAACCATAAAAAGTTTTACTATTACAGAGCAAGGTGACGAGCAGATCACGGGTTTCCATTTGGCTGGTGACGTGATTGGTTTTGACGGTATCCACGCTCAGGAACACCAAAGCTTTGCCCAAGCCCTTGAGACCTCGATGGTTTGTGAAATTCCTTATACGACTCTAGATGATCTCAGTGGCACTATGCCAAAGCTAAGACAACAGATCATGCGCTTAATGAGCAATGAGATCCAAAGCGATCAGGAGATGATTCTGCTGCTCAGTAAAAAGAATGCTGAAGAGAGACTCGCCGCATTTATCAGTAACCTGGCTACCCGTTTTGGCAATCGTGGCTTTTCTCCAAAAGAGTTCAGACTAACCATGACTCGTGGTGACATAGGTAACTATTTAGGGCTTACGGTTGAAACGATTAGCCGCCTGCTTGGCCGCTTCCAAAAAGCCGATCTGATCGAAGTTAAGGGTAAGTATATTACTATCGTTAACTTTGAAGCGCTTAATACCCTTGCAGGTAATACCGCGATTGCAAGATAA
- the yvcK gene encoding uridine diphosphate-N-acetylglucosamine-binding protein YvcK has product MHKSALNQYEHVVAIGGGHGLGRVLSSLSFLGPRLTGVVATTDNGGSTGRLRQEQDCIAWGDLRNCLSQLANHPSIGTLLFEYRFDGESDLSGHNLGNLILLALDQLCVRPLEAVNLIRQLLKIETRVIPMSEEPTHLVAIEACGNKIFGETNVDNMDEHPMALSLEPMVTATCEACEAVSKADLVILGPGSFLTSIMPPLLLPKFASALSNSNAEVILIDNLTREPSPSADFSLEQRIDWCHQVLGIKVIDKVLCHSERSYQDGKISYRPLVSKHHPGLHDRTALVDAISSMLAASPK; this is encoded by the coding sequence ATGCATAAAAGCGCGTTAAATCAATATGAGCATGTAGTCGCTATCGGCGGGGGACACGGTCTGGGACGAGTGCTGTCTTCACTGTCATTTTTGGGACCTAGGCTAACCGGTGTGGTGGCAACCACTGATAATGGTGGCTCTACGGGGCGGCTCAGACAAGAACAAGACTGCATCGCCTGGGGAGACCTGAGAAATTGCCTTTCTCAACTCGCCAACCACCCTTCTATCGGTACACTATTATTCGAATATCGTTTCGATGGGGAAAGTGACCTGTCCGGCCATAACTTGGGTAACCTTATTCTCCTCGCCTTAGATCAGTTATGCGTCAGACCGTTAGAAGCCGTCAACCTTATCCGGCAATTACTCAAGATCGAAACCCGAGTGATCCCTATGTCGGAAGAGCCTACTCATCTGGTTGCGATAGAGGCTTGCGGGAATAAAATTTTTGGTGAGACCAATGTTGATAACATGGATGAACATCCAATGGCCTTATCATTGGAGCCCATGGTTACCGCAACATGTGAAGCATGTGAAGCGGTCTCGAAGGCCGATCTGGTGATACTCGGGCCAGGCAGCTTTTTGACCAGTATTATGCCACCCTTGTTACTGCCTAAATTTGCATCGGCACTTTCTAATTCGAATGCCGAAGTGATTTTAATCGATAATTTGACTCGTGAACCCTCTCCCTCTGCAGATTTCTCTTTAGAACAGCGAATCGATTGGTGTCATCAGGTGTTGGGGATAAAGGTGATTGATAAGGTGCTTTGTCACTCAGAGCGAAGCTATCAGGATGGGAAGATATCTTACCGTCCGCTAGTTAGCAAGCATCACCCTGGCCTCCATGATAGAACAGCTCTAGTGGATGCAATTTCAAGCATGCTGGCAGCTTCCCCTAAGTAA
- a CDS encoding glucosaminidase domain-containing protein codes for MKTGRVGKLTVAISLVFISIIVLKVVFVEIDDDKGEEVGALVENKQALSLIPDFSAISNVGQKKQAFFDYLRPSIRLQNGIINDERTFLQRSKQHLEDGLLLTDAELYRIEEIADKYQYSSRSINTNTLDKLLIRTDTIPESMVLIQAANETGWGSSRFAKEGLNFFGQWCFKKGCGLVPQSRTAGMSHEVAVFESVEASVASYMRNLNSNAAYSLLRSIRADLRAQNKQPQASELVWGLVNYSERQEAYIDELLEMLRQNKRYLVENHEERPSV; via the coding sequence ATGAAGACAGGAAGAGTTGGAAAATTAACCGTGGCTATTAGCCTCGTCTTTATTTCGATCATTGTATTAAAGGTGGTTTTCGTAGAAATCGATGACGATAAAGGAGAGGAGGTCGGCGCATTAGTCGAAAATAAACAAGCCCTTAGCCTTATCCCTGATTTTTCTGCCATTTCAAATGTTGGCCAAAAGAAGCAAGCTTTTTTCGATTATTTAAGGCCTTCAATTCGACTTCAAAATGGCATCATCAATGATGAGCGTACTTTCTTACAAAGGTCCAAACAGCATCTGGAAGATGGTTTATTACTCACAGATGCAGAGCTGTATCGTATCGAAGAGATAGCAGATAAGTATCAATATTCGTCGAGGAGTATAAACACAAACACACTGGACAAATTACTGATTAGAACCGACACCATCCCGGAGTCGATGGTTCTTATCCAAGCCGCCAATGAAACGGGCTGGGGGAGCTCTCGCTTTGCGAAAGAGGGCCTTAACTTCTTTGGACAGTGGTGTTTTAAAAAGGGGTGTGGACTCGTTCCTCAGTCAAGAACCGCAGGCATGTCACATGAAGTTGCGGTATTTGAATCAGTTGAAGCTTCCGTCGCCTCTTACATGAGAAATCTAAACTCCAATGCCGCTTACTCACTACTGCGCTCCATAAGAGCCGATCTGAGGGCTCAGAATAAACAGCCTCAGGCAAGTGAATTAGTTTGGGGCTTGGTAAACTATTCAGAACGTCAGGAAGCTTATATCGATGAGCTCCTGGAAATGTTACGTCAAAATAAACGGTACTTGGTGGAGAATCATGAAGAAAGGCCTTCTGTTTAG
- a CDS encoding FixH family protein, with amino-acid sequence MNKQQAWYKQFWPWFLIILPLCAVLASFNLLFLAIDNKDSLVSEDYYKDGKAINMDLKKIKQAKQLGMQFELLVDDNEVTITQHGGESYLAALSVEFFHPTIEKRDFGQIVTADGDKAYRIKLANPVTGAWEVRLEGFDRSWRIQKRLEIKDDSQYWLN; translated from the coding sequence ATGAACAAACAACAAGCCTGGTATAAGCAGTTCTGGCCTTGGTTTTTAATTATTTTGCCCCTTTGTGCGGTTTTGGCTAGCTTCAACTTACTCTTTCTTGCGATAGATAATAAAGATTCTCTTGTTTCTGAAGATTATTATAAAGATGGTAAAGCCATTAATATGGATCTTAAGAAAATCAAACAGGCTAAACAGCTTGGAATGCAATTTGAATTACTCGTTGACGACAATGAAGTCACTATCACTCAGCATGGTGGTGAGTCTTACCTTGCAGCACTGAGTGTAGAATTTTTTCACCCCACCATTGAAAAGCGTGATTTCGGGCAGATTGTGACGGCCGACGGCGATAAAGCCTACCGGATCAAACTTGCTAACCCTGTTACTGGTGCATGGGAAGTGAGATTGGAAGGGTTCGATCGAAGCTGGCGAATTCAAAAACGTCTTGAGATCAAAGATGACTCTCAATACTGGTTGAACTAG
- the ccoS gene encoding cbb3-type cytochrome oxidase assembly protein CcoS, giving the protein MSIIYVLIPIAMLFVLIAIGIFFWAVKSEQFDDLDRQSVSILFDEDEKPTPKANDNESTPS; this is encoded by the coding sequence ATGAGTATCATCTATGTGTTGATCCCGATAGCCATGTTATTTGTTCTTATCGCGATTGGGATCTTTTTTTGGGCTGTAAAATCTGAACAGTTCGATGATCTTGACAGGCAGAGTGTATCAATCCTATTTGACGAAGATGAAAAACCGACTCCAAAAGCTAACGATAATGAGTCAACGCCCTCTTGA
- a CDS encoding sulfite exporter TauE/SafE family protein yields MIDYSVTGAFLVGLMGAGHCIGMCGGLIGAFSSQLPRSAKQNQLALQLRFLFTYNLGRILSYALAGALVGGSASALGMLFDMDLYLITLRLIAGLMMIVTGLYIAQIWSGVVQIERAGKFIWRFLSPIASRMVPVKTVPQAFVGGMLWGWLPCGLVYSTLTWAVAANSASQGAMIMTSFGLGTLPALLSAGVAANVFGRWVQNRTVRFVSGSILVIFGLQTLYIAIAQLS; encoded by the coding sequence TTGATTGATTACAGCGTAACCGGTGCCTTCTTGGTAGGGTTGATGGGCGCTGGCCACTGCATAGGAATGTGTGGTGGTTTAATCGGTGCTTTTTCATCTCAACTTCCCCGCTCCGCTAAACAAAATCAGTTGGCATTACAACTGCGTTTTCTGTTTACCTATAATTTGGGCAGAATATTAAGTTATGCCTTAGCTGGTGCTCTCGTAGGAGGTTCTGCAAGTGCGTTAGGCATGCTGTTTGATATGGACTTGTATCTCATCACTTTGAGGCTGATAGCCGGTCTTATGATGATTGTAACGGGTCTTTACATTGCACAAATTTGGTCTGGCGTCGTACAGATTGAACGTGCAGGTAAATTTATATGGCGGTTTTTATCTCCCATTGCTAGTCGAATGGTTCCCGTTAAAACAGTACCACAGGCATTCGTCGGCGGAATGTTATGGGGGTGGCTTCCTTGTGGGTTAGTTTACAGTACATTAACGTGGGCCGTGGCGGCTAACTCTGCATCTCAGGGAGCCATGATAATGACATCTTTCGGACTGGGGACCCTTCCAGCCCTGCTCAGTGCGGGGGTTGCGGCCAATGTTTTCGGTCGTTGGGTTCAAAATAGAACGGTAAGATTTGTCAGCGGCTCGATCTTGGTCATATTTGGTTTACAAACTTTGTACATTGCAATTGCTCAGCTGAGCTAG
- the ttcA gene encoding tRNA 2-thiocytidine(32) synthetase TtcA gives MSEDLSKLHTSRMNKLQRKLRGEVGKAIGDYNMIEEGDRVMCCLSGGKDSYAMLDILLNLQQRAPIKFEIVAVNLDQKQPGFPEEVLPAYLDTLNVPYHIIEKDTYSVVREKIPEGQKTCSLCSRLRRGTLYGFAQKIGATKIALGHHRDDIIETLFLNMFFAGKQKAMPPKLLSDDGANMVIRPLAYSREKDIAEYAELKAFPIIPCNLCGSQENLKRAEVKDMLNLWDEHHPGRIESIFTAMQNTSPSQGVDREQFDFNSLQRDADAPLRGDVAESDLPAFDFVDVANNGHIDLDAAAKSRSENKIDIVSTYTP, from the coding sequence ATGTCTGAAGATCTTTCCAAACTACACACCTCTCGAATGAACAAACTTCAGCGTAAGCTACGCGGTGAAGTGGGTAAAGCGATTGGCGATTACAATATGATTGAGGAAGGTGATCGGGTCATGTGTTGCCTTTCCGGCGGAAAAGACAGCTATGCGATGCTTGATATCCTGCTCAACCTTCAACAACGCGCACCCATCAAGTTTGAGATTGTTGCTGTCAATCTGGACCAGAAACAACCGGGGTTTCCTGAAGAGGTGTTGCCGGCTTATCTGGATACTCTGAATGTGCCGTATCATATTATTGAAAAAGACACCTACTCAGTCGTCAGAGAGAAGATCCCTGAAGGGCAAAAAACCTGTTCATTATGTTCTCGATTACGTCGCGGTACCTTATATGGCTTCGCACAAAAAATCGGTGCGACTAAAATCGCATTAGGGCACCACAGAGATGACATCATTGAAACTCTGTTTTTGAATATGTTTTTTGCCGGAAAACAGAAGGCCATGCCCCCAAAATTGTTGTCTGATGATGGTGCTAACATGGTTATCCGTCCTCTGGCTTATTCCCGCGAAAAAGATATTGCCGAGTACGCCGAACTCAAAGCTTTCCCGATCATTCCCTGTAATCTTTGTGGCTCACAAGAAAACCTGAAGCGTGCCGAAGTCAAAGATATGCTTAATCTCTGGGATGAGCACCACCCGGGGCGAATTGAGTCTATCTTCACGGCGATGCAGAACACCTCTCCTTCACAGGGTGTAGACCGCGAGCAGTTTGACTTTAACTCTCTGCAAAGAGATGCAGATGCGCCACTTAGAGGGGATGTGGCCGAATCAGATCTTCCGGCATTCGATTTTGTCGATGTGGCTAACAATGGTCATATCGATCTGGATGCTGCAGCCAAGAGTCGCAGTGAAAATAAAATCGACATCGTGAGTACTTATACTCCTTAG
- a CDS encoding DUF2987 domain-containing protein, with product MKKGLLFSCLIIACSSVQAAPISLEYQGFYQRLKQVNKGHYPLVEIAFSVPMAGPCKVKSGTLTTEKESFPLTITERQRIFLPYDGKLKSDRALINLDIDGDSSKCSIAMQVRAKQTKAKYLQTEVVQIQTEMDELLNDMQGFPMRYFSSDIAGLNFEFEPGSKTRVTIDGVEQIVTDLLRLPREKIATLNKIEFETKPLVISPWTNG from the coding sequence ATGAAGAAAGGCCTTCTGTTTAGTTGTTTAATCATCGCTTGTTCCTCGGTTCAAGCTGCGCCTATCTCTTTGGAGTATCAAGGTTTTTACCAAAGGCTCAAGCAAGTTAATAAGGGACACTATCCCTTAGTCGAAATCGCGTTTTCGGTGCCAATGGCTGGCCCCTGCAAAGTAAAGAGTGGAACCTTGACGACAGAGAAAGAGTCTTTCCCACTGACAATCACCGAGAGGCAAAGGATCTTTTTGCCCTATGATGGCAAGCTAAAGTCAGACCGAGCCCTGATTAATCTCGACATAGATGGCGATAGCAGCAAGTGCAGTATCGCCATGCAGGTTAGGGCGAAACAGACAAAAGCCAAATACTTACAAACTGAAGTTGTGCAAATACAAACCGAGATGGACGAGTTGCTCAATGATATGCAGGGGTTTCCCATGCGTTATTTTAGCTCTGACATTGCTGGATTAAACTTCGAGTTTGAACCCGGCAGTAAGACACGTGTAACGATTGATGGTGTAGAGCAGATAGTCACAGATTTACTAAGGTTACCGCGTGAAAAAATTGCCACGCTGAATAAAATTGAGTTCGAGACTAAGCCTTTAGTTATCAGTCCCTGGACCAATGGTTAA
- a CDS encoding amino acid aminotransferase yields the protein MIFTQVELAPADPILGLTDAFKADTRTEKVNLGVGIYKDESGSTPILKSVKLAEEKILATENSKSYLGIEGVQAYNRVVQELLFGAEHSVVKNKRALTAQAPGGTGSLRVAAEFLVRNTESKTIWVSNPTWANHQNIFKSASLGIQQYRYYNAETHGKDFDAMLTDLSQAKAGDLVLLHGCCHNPTGIDLNETEWQRVADLCLKQDLVPLFDFAYQGFGVGINEDAKGLRIVADTVPELLIANSFSKNFGLYNERIGAVTLVADTETTVAKAFSQVKSTIRGNYSNPPAHGALIVSTILADEELKSLWESELKEMRERIAKMRTLFVESLKAEGVTQDFSFISRQNGMFSFSGLTKEQVTQLKEVHAVYIVGSGRISVAGMTRTNMPVICKAIAKVLA from the coding sequence ATGATATTTACCCAGGTTGAACTTGCTCCTGCAGATCCAATTTTAGGCCTAACAGATGCATTTAAAGCTGATACCAGAACAGAAAAAGTAAACCTTGGGGTAGGGATTTATAAAGACGAATCAGGCTCAACACCTATATTAAAGTCCGTAAAGCTTGCCGAAGAGAAGATCCTCGCAACAGAAAACAGCAAAAGTTATCTGGGCATCGAAGGTGTTCAGGCCTATAACCGTGTCGTTCAAGAGTTACTGTTTGGTGCTGAGCATAGTGTTGTAAAAAATAAGCGTGCCCTAACGGCTCAGGCTCCTGGCGGAACCGGCTCTTTAAGGGTCGCAGCAGAGTTTCTGGTACGTAATACCGAATCTAAAACAATTTGGGTAAGTAACCCAACTTGGGCAAATCATCAAAATATCTTTAAATCTGCTTCTCTGGGCATTCAGCAGTACCGTTACTACAATGCTGAAACACATGGTAAAGACTTCGATGCCATGCTTACCGACCTGTCACAAGCAAAAGCCGGAGATCTTGTCCTGCTGCATGGCTGCTGTCATAACCCAACAGGCATAGATCTTAACGAAACAGAGTGGCAGCGTGTTGCTGACCTATGTTTAAAACAAGATCTTGTACCACTGTTTGATTTCGCCTATCAGGGTTTTGGCGTAGGCATTAATGAAGATGCGAAAGGCTTAAGAATTGTGGCAGATACAGTGCCTGAACTATTGATAGCAAATTCATTCTCGAAAAACTTCGGTCTTTACAATGAACGAATAGGTGCTGTGACCTTAGTCGCCGATACCGAAACAACCGTAGCCAAGGCATTCAGTCAGGTAAAGAGTACCATTCGCGGTAATTATTCAAACCCACCTGCACACGGCGCCCTGATCGTCAGCACTATCCTCGCCGATGAAGAGTTAAAGTCATTATGGGAGTCTGAGCTTAAAGAGATGCGTGAACGTATTGCAAAAATGCGTACACTCTTTGTCGAATCACTGAAAGCGGAAGGTGTCACTCAAGACTTCAGCTTCATCTCAAGACAAAATGGTATGTTCAGCTTCTCAGGATTAACGAAAGAGCAGGTCACGCAGCTCAAAGAGGTGCATGCAGTTTATATCGTAGGATCCGGACGGATCAGTGTAGCCGGTATGACTCGAACCAACATGCCCGTTATCTGTAAAGCCATCGCCAAGGTTCTTGCCTAG